One region of Caldimonas thermodepolymerans genomic DNA includes:
- a CDS encoding ABC transporter ATP-binding protein, with protein sequence MTAGAPQGFVEFDRVWLAYNEELLAKNQFAVEDITLSVREGEFIAIVGPSGCGKSTFMKLATGLKLPSMGSIRIGGERVTGPLKFTGMAFQAPSLLPWRTTVDNVLLPLEIVEPYRSNFRAKRAEYEARARALLQSVGLAGYEDKYPWQLSGGMQQRASICRALIHEPRMLLLDEPFGALDAFTREELWNTLRDLWTQQQFNVILVTHDLREAVYLADTVYVMSKSPGRILMRREIDLPRPRDLDITYTEPFVNIVHELRSHIGAVRGG encoded by the coding sequence ATGACGGCCGGCGCCCCGCAGGGCTTCGTCGAGTTCGACCGCGTCTGGCTCGCCTACAACGAGGAGTTGCTGGCGAAGAACCAGTTCGCGGTCGAGGACATCACGCTGTCGGTGCGCGAGGGCGAGTTCATCGCCATCGTCGGCCCCTCGGGCTGCGGCAAGTCGACCTTCATGAAGCTCGCCACCGGATTGAAGCTGCCCTCGATGGGCAGCATCCGCATCGGCGGCGAGCGCGTCACCGGCCCGCTGAAGTTCACCGGCATGGCCTTCCAGGCGCCCTCGCTGCTGCCGTGGCGCACCACGGTGGACAACGTGCTCCTGCCGCTGGAAATCGTCGAGCCCTACCGTTCGAACTTCCGCGCCAAGCGCGCCGAGTACGAGGCCCGCGCCCGCGCGCTGCTGCAGAGCGTCGGCCTGGCCGGCTACGAGGACAAGTACCCCTGGCAGCTGTCCGGCGGCATGCAGCAGCGCGCCTCGATCTGCCGCGCGCTGATCCACGAGCCGCGCATGCTGCTGCTGGACGAGCCGTTCGGCGCGCTGGACGCCTTCACGCGCGAGGAGCTGTGGAACACGCTGCGCGACCTGTGGACGCAGCAGCAATTCAACGTGATCCTGGTCACGCATGACCTGCGCGAGGCGGTGTACCTCGCCGACACGGTCTACGTGATGAGCAAGAGCCCCGGGCGCATCCTGATGCGGCGCGAGATCGACCTGCCGCGCCCACGCGACCTGGACATCACCTACACCGAACCTTTCGTGAACATCGTGCACGAACTGCGCTCGCACATCGGCGCCGTGCGGGGCGGCTGA
- a CDS encoding ABC transporter substrate-binding protein codes for MTLSLSPRRGFLAAALAATCALAAPLAHAQETPIKFQLDWRFEGPSAFFLLPVAKGYFHAEKLAVTVDAGNGSGNAVNRVASGAYDMGFADMAALMEFHANNPTAPNKPVAVMMVYNHSPAAVFSLKKSGIKAPADLAGKKLGAPAFDAGRRAFPIFQKANGVGAVEWVSMEPALRETMLARGDVDAITGFYFTSLLNLEARGVKPADISVMLYPQHGVRMYGNAIIASQEFLKKNPEAVKAFLRAFTKGAREVIADPKAAIAYVKQRDGIINVALEERRLRLAIDSAVATPDARAEGFGAVHPPRLALMASQVADAFATKSRIDPDAVWTPAFLPPAAERDIFPAGK; via the coding sequence ATGACGCTGTCCCTGTCCCCGCGCCGCGGCTTCCTGGCCGCGGCTCTTGCCGCCACCTGCGCCCTGGCCGCCCCCCTGGCGCATGCGCAGGAAACGCCGATCAAGTTCCAGCTCGACTGGCGCTTCGAAGGGCCGTCGGCCTTCTTCCTGCTGCCGGTGGCCAAGGGCTACTTCCATGCCGAGAAGCTGGCCGTGACGGTCGATGCCGGCAACGGCTCGGGCAATGCGGTGAACCGGGTCGCCTCGGGCGCCTACGACATGGGCTTCGCCGACATGGCGGCGCTGATGGAGTTCCACGCCAACAACCCGACTGCGCCGAACAAGCCGGTGGCGGTGATGATGGTCTACAACCATTCGCCGGCGGCGGTGTTCTCGCTCAAGAAGAGCGGCATCAAGGCGCCGGCGGACCTGGCCGGCAAGAAGCTCGGCGCCCCGGCCTTCGACGCGGGCCGCCGCGCCTTCCCGATCTTCCAGAAGGCCAACGGCGTCGGCGCCGTCGAATGGGTCAGCATGGAGCCGGCGCTGCGCGAGACCATGCTCGCACGCGGCGACGTCGACGCGATCACCGGCTTCTACTTCACCTCGTTGCTCAACCTCGAGGCGCGCGGCGTGAAGCCTGCGGACATCTCGGTGATGCTCTACCCGCAGCACGGCGTGCGCATGTACGGCAACGCGATCATCGCCTCGCAGGAGTTCCTGAAGAAGAACCCGGAAGCCGTGAAGGCCTTCCTGCGCGCCTTCACCAAGGGCGCTCGGGAAGTGATCGCCGACCCCAAGGCCGCAATCGCCTACGTCAAGCAGCGTGACGGCATCATCAACGTCGCGCTGGAGGAGCGCCGCCTGCGCCTGGCGATCGACTCGGCTGTGGCCACGCCCGACGCGCGCGCCGAAGGCTTCGGCGCCGTGCACCCGCCGCGCCTGGCGCTGATGGCCAGCCAGGTGGCCGATGCCTTCGCGACCAAGTCGCGCATCGACCCGGACGCGGTGTGGACCCCGGCCTTCCTGCCTCCGGCGGCCGAGCGCGACATCTTCCCGGCCGGCAAGTGA
- a CDS encoding M20 family metallopeptidase yields the protein MTTTSHPDRYQALDAWIDQHFDEEVRFLQELVRVPTDTPPGNNAPHAERTAELLAGFGLPAEKHPVPADAVRDYGLQSITNLIVRRRYGEGGPVVGLNAHGDVVPPGEGWIHDPYGGEVVDGKLYGRASAVSKSDFATYTFAVRALEALGAPLKGGVELMFTYDEEFGGELGPGWLLQQGLTHPDYLLAAGFSYQVVTAHNGCLQMEVTVHGVMAHAAIPDTGIDALQGAVRILDALYALNEGYRQVRSQVPGINHPYLNVGRIEGGTNTNVVPGKVVFRLDRRMIPEENPAEVEASIRRTIADAASGFPGITVEVRRLLLADAWKPDERNAPLVQALQRHGEAVFGEPIPTSGTPLYTDVRLFGARGIPAAIYGAGPRTVRESNAKRADEHLVLEDLRRATKVVARTLLDLLS from the coding sequence ATGACGACGACTTCCCACCCCGACCGCTACCAGGCGCTCGACGCCTGGATCGACCAGCACTTCGACGAGGAGGTGCGCTTCCTGCAGGAGCTGGTGCGCGTGCCCACCGACACGCCGCCGGGCAACAACGCCCCGCACGCCGAGCGCACCGCCGAGCTGCTCGCCGGCTTCGGCCTGCCCGCCGAGAAGCACCCGGTGCCCGCCGACGCGGTGCGCGACTACGGCCTGCAGTCGATCACCAACCTGATCGTGCGGCGCCGCTACGGCGAGGGTGGTCCGGTGGTCGGCCTCAACGCGCACGGCGACGTGGTGCCGCCCGGCGAGGGCTGGATCCACGACCCGTACGGCGGCGAGGTGGTCGACGGCAAGCTCTACGGCCGCGCCTCGGCGGTCAGCAAGAGCGACTTCGCGACCTACACCTTCGCGGTGCGCGCGCTGGAGGCCCTGGGCGCCCCGCTCAAGGGCGGCGTCGAGCTGATGTTCACCTACGACGAGGAGTTCGGCGGCGAGCTGGGCCCCGGCTGGCTGCTGCAGCAGGGTCTCACGCACCCCGACTACCTGCTCGCCGCGGGCTTCAGCTACCAGGTGGTCACGGCGCACAACGGCTGCCTCCAGATGGAAGTGACGGTGCACGGCGTGATGGCGCACGCGGCGATCCCCGACACCGGCATCGACGCGCTGCAGGGCGCGGTGCGCATCCTCGACGCGCTGTACGCGCTCAACGAGGGCTACCGCCAGGTGCGCTCGCAGGTGCCGGGCATCAACCACCCCTACCTCAACGTCGGGCGCATCGAGGGCGGCACGAACACCAACGTCGTGCCCGGCAAGGTGGTGTTCAGGCTCGACCGGCGCATGATCCCCGAGGAGAACCCGGCCGAGGTCGAGGCCTCGATCCGGCGCACCATCGCCGACGCGGCGTCGGGCTTCCCCGGCATCACCGTGGAAGTCAGGCGCCTGCTGCTGGCCGACGCCTGGAAGCCCGACGAGCGCAACGCGCCGCTGGTGCAGGCGCTGCAGCGCCACGGCGAGGCGGTGTTCGGCGAGCCCATCCCCACCTCGGGCACGCCGCTGTACACCGACGTGCGCCTGTTCGGTGCGCGCGGCATCCCGGCCGCGATCTACGGCGCCGGCCCGCGCACGGTGCGCGAGAGCAACGCCAAGCGCGCCGACGAGCACCTGGTGCTGGAGGACCTGCGCCGCGCGACCAAGGTGGTGGCGCGCACGCTGTTGGACCTGCTGTCCTGA
- the uraD gene encoding 2-oxo-4-hydroxy-4-carboxy-5-ureidoimidazoline decarboxylase, which translates to MVLTLDRLNAAAPDEFVALLDGIYEHSPWVAQAAAPMRPFRTLAQLKRALVVAVREAGRERQLALIRAHPELAGKAAVAGELTAESTGEQSRAGLTHCTPEEFARLQQLNADYNAKFGWPFILAVRGPRGTGLTRAEIIATFERRLANHPDFEFAECLRNIHRIAEIRLNDRFGFVPRQGEQVWDWAEQLARHSDPGFAEQGQLTVTYLTAAHRACARQLEVWMRECGFDEVHQDAVGNVVGRYHGTDPDARMLLTGSHYDTVRNGGRYDGRLGIFVPMACVQALHRAGRRLPFGIEVVAFSEEEGQRYKATFLGSGALVGQFDMAWLDQTDADGITLHEAMTQAGLRIEDIPALRRDPARYLGFVEVHIEQGPVLDELDLPLGVVTSINGGVRYLGEIVGMASHAGTTPMGSRRDAAAAAAELCLYVERRAAQDGDSVGTVGMLEVPGGSINVVPGRCRFSLDLRAPNDAQRDRLAADVLAELARICERRGVQYRIEEAMRAAAAPSAPPWQARWERAVEALGLPVYRMPSGAGHDAMKLHEVMPQAMLFVRGGNAGISHNPLETITADDAQLCVDAYTQLLEQLAAEPQP; encoded by the coding sequence ATCGTGCTGACCCTGGACCGCCTCAACGCCGCCGCACCCGACGAGTTCGTCGCGCTGCTGGACGGCATCTACGAGCACTCGCCGTGGGTCGCGCAGGCCGCCGCGCCGATGCGGCCCTTCCGCACGCTGGCGCAGCTCAAGCGCGCGCTGGTGGTGGCGGTGCGCGAGGCCGGGCGCGAGCGCCAGCTGGCGCTGATCCGCGCCCACCCGGAACTGGCCGGCAAGGCCGCCGTCGCCGGCGAGCTCACCGCCGAGTCGACCGGCGAGCAGTCGCGCGCCGGGCTGACCCACTGCACCCCGGAAGAGTTCGCCAGGCTCCAGCAGCTCAACGCCGACTACAACGCGAAGTTCGGCTGGCCCTTCATCCTGGCCGTGCGCGGGCCGCGCGGCACGGGGCTCACGCGCGCCGAGATCATCGCGACCTTCGAGCGGCGGCTGGCCAACCACCCGGACTTCGAGTTCGCCGAGTGCCTGCGCAACATCCACCGCATCGCCGAGATCCGCCTCAACGACCGGTTCGGTTTCGTGCCGCGCCAGGGCGAGCAGGTGTGGGACTGGGCCGAGCAGCTGGCCCGGCACTCCGACCCCGGCTTCGCGGAGCAGGGGCAGCTCACCGTCACCTACCTGACCGCGGCGCACCGCGCCTGCGCGCGCCAGCTGGAAGTCTGGATGCGCGAGTGCGGCTTCGACGAGGTGCACCAGGACGCGGTGGGCAACGTCGTCGGACGCTACCACGGCACCGACCCGGACGCGCGCATGCTGCTGACCGGCAGCCACTACGACACGGTGCGCAACGGCGGCCGCTACGACGGGCGGCTCGGCATCTTCGTGCCGATGGCCTGCGTGCAGGCGCTGCACCGCGCCGGGCGGCGGCTGCCGTTCGGCATCGAGGTGGTGGCCTTCTCCGAGGAGGAAGGCCAGCGCTACAAGGCGACCTTCCTCGGCTCGGGCGCGCTGGTGGGCCAGTTCGACATGGCCTGGCTGGACCAGACCGACGCCGACGGCATCACGCTGCACGAGGCGATGACCCAGGCCGGCCTGCGCATCGAGGACATCCCGGCGCTGCGCCGCGACCCGGCACGCTACCTCGGCTTCGTCGAGGTGCACATCGAACAGGGCCCGGTGCTGGACGAGCTGGACCTGCCGCTCGGCGTGGTCACCTCGATCAACGGCGGGGTGCGCTACCTCGGCGAGATCGTCGGCATGGCCAGCCACGCCGGCACCACGCCGATGGGCAGCCGCCGCGACGCGGCCGCCGCCGCGGCCGAGCTGTGCCTGTACGTCGAGCGCCGCGCCGCGCAGGACGGCGACTCGGTCGGCACCGTCGGCATGCTGGAGGTGCCCGGCGGCTCGATCAACGTCGTGCCCGGGCGCTGCCGCTTCAGCCTGGACCTGCGCGCGCCCAACGACGCGCAGCGCGACCGGCTCGCGGCCGACGTGCTGGCCGAGCTGGCACGCATCTGCGAGCGGCGCGGCGTGCAGTACCGCATCGAGGAAGCGATGCGCGCCGCCGCCGCACCGAGCGCGCCGCCATGGCAGGCGCGCTGGGAGCGTGCCGTCGAAGCGCTGGGCCTGCCGGTGTACCGCATGCCCAGCGGCGCCGGGCATGACGCGATGAAGCTGCACGAGGTCATGCCGCAGGCCATGCTGTTCGTGCGCGGCGGCAACGCCGGCATCAGCCACAACCCCCTGGAAACCATCACCGCCGACGACGCGCAGCTGTGCGTCGACGCCTACACCCAGCTGCTCGAGCAGCTAGCCGCAGAGCCGCAGCCATGA
- the puuE gene encoding allantoinase PuuE, whose translation MTTTRYPRDLIGYGEHPPHAAWPGQARVAVQFVLNYEEGGENCVLHGDPGSEQFLSEMFNPASYPARHLSMESIYEYGSRVGVWRILREFERRALPLTVFGVSMALERHPEVTQAFVELGHEIACHGWRWIHYQNIDEATEREHMRIGMEIIERLTGERPLGWYTGRDSPSTRRLVADYGGFEYDSDYYGDDLPFWMQVRTSAGELKPHLVVPYTLDVNDMRFALPQGYSQGEDFFTYLRDTFDVLYAEGEETPRMMSIGMHCRLLGRPGRFKALQKFLDHIEAHDRVWVTRRIDIARHWKQVHPFDPNTAFTWE comes from the coding sequence ATGACCACGACCCGCTACCCCCGCGACCTGATCGGCTACGGAGAACACCCGCCGCATGCGGCCTGGCCCGGCCAGGCGCGCGTCGCCGTGCAGTTCGTCCTCAACTACGAGGAAGGCGGCGAGAACTGCGTGCTGCACGGCGACCCCGGCAGCGAGCAGTTCCTCAGCGAGATGTTCAACCCGGCGTCGTACCCGGCGCGCCACCTCAGCATGGAGTCGATCTACGAGTACGGCTCGCGCGTGGGGGTGTGGCGCATCCTGCGCGAGTTCGAGCGCCGTGCGCTGCCGCTGACGGTGTTCGGCGTCTCGATGGCGCTGGAGCGCCACCCCGAGGTCACGCAGGCCTTCGTCGAGCTGGGCCACGAGATCGCCTGCCACGGCTGGCGCTGGATCCACTACCAGAACATCGACGAGGCCACCGAGCGCGAGCACATGCGCATCGGCATGGAGATCATCGAGCGCCTGACCGGCGAGCGGCCGCTGGGCTGGTACACCGGCCGCGACAGCCCCAGCACCCGCCGCCTGGTGGCCGACTACGGCGGCTTCGAGTACGACAGCGACTACTACGGGGACGACCTGCCCTTCTGGATGCAGGTGCGCACCAGCGCCGGCGAGCTCAAGCCGCACCTGGTCGTGCCGTACACGCTGGACGTCAACGACATGCGCTTCGCGCTGCCGCAGGGCTACTCGCAGGGCGAGGACTTCTTCACCTACCTGCGCGACACCTTCGACGTCCTGTACGCCGAGGGCGAGGAAACCCCGCGCATGATGTCGATCGGCATGCACTGCCGGCTGCTGGGCCGCCCGGGCCGCTTCAAGGCGCTGCAGAAGTTCCTCGACCACATCGAGGCGCACGACCGCGTGTGGGTGACGCGGCGCATCGACATCGCGCGGCACTGGAAGCAGGTGCACCCGTTCGACCCGAACACCGCCTTCACCTGGGAGTGA
- a CDS encoding GntR family transcriptional regulator: MARSRDPAAPAAAAAGSTTQRIVESITTAIVERRLMPGTKLAEQKIADIFKVSRTVVRQALNQLSRDKLITLHPGRGAFVARPSVEEARQVFEVRNMIETAMVRRLAASITPQQVAQLRDHLRREQAAVQRTDVPGRTRLLAEFHVVLARLLGNEVLAEMLRDLVSRSSLISLMYQSAHSAEHSSDEHVAIVDALERGDARAAVRLMESHLHHVEHNLRLDPRVPDLEAALTALE; the protein is encoded by the coding sequence ATGGCCCGCTCGCGCGACCCCGCCGCCCCCGCTGCCGCTGCTGCCGGCAGCACCACGCAGCGCATCGTCGAGTCGATCACCACGGCGATCGTCGAGCGCCGGCTGATGCCAGGCACCAAGCTCGCGGAGCAGAAGATCGCAGACATCTTCAAGGTCTCGCGCACCGTGGTGCGCCAGGCGCTCAACCAGCTCAGCCGCGACAAGCTGATCACCCTGCACCCCGGGCGCGGCGCCTTCGTCGCGCGCCCGAGCGTCGAGGAGGCGCGCCAGGTGTTCGAGGTGCGCAACATGATCGAGACCGCGATGGTGCGGCGGCTGGCCGCCTCGATCACGCCGCAGCAGGTGGCGCAGCTGCGCGACCACCTGCGGCGCGAGCAGGCCGCGGTGCAGCGCACCGACGTGCCCGGGCGCACCCGGCTGCTGGCCGAGTTCCACGTGGTGCTGGCGCGCCTGCTGGGCAACGAGGTGCTGGCCGAGATGCTGCGGGACCTGGTGTCGCGCAGCTCGCTGATCTCGCTGATGTACCAGTCCGCCCACTCGGCCGAACATTCCTCGGACGAGCACGTGGCCATCGTCGACGCGCTGGAGCGCGGCGACGCCCGCGCCGCGGTGCGCCTGATGGAAAGCCACCTGCACCACGTCGAGCACAACCTGCGCCTCGATCCCCGCGTGCCCGACCTCGAGGCCGCGCTGACAGCCCTGGAGTGA
- the uraH gene encoding hydroxyisourate hydrolase, whose protein sequence is MGRLTTHVLDTVHGCPAAGMAVRLYRLDGDRADLLKSVTLNADGRADEPLLQGEAFVSGRYRLVFAVAAYFRQRGVALPDTPFLDEVPLEFGIPDAGQHYHVPLLASPWAYSTYRGS, encoded by the coding sequence ATGGGCCGCTTGACCACTCATGTACTGGACACCGTGCACGGCTGTCCGGCCGCCGGCATGGCGGTACGCCTGTACCGCCTGGACGGCGACCGGGCCGACCTGCTGAAGTCCGTCACCCTCAACGCGGACGGCCGCGCCGACGAGCCGCTGCTGCAGGGCGAGGCGTTCGTGTCGGGGCGCTACCGGCTGGTGTTCGCGGTGGCGGCCTATTTCCGCCAGCGCGGCGTCGCGCTGCCGGACACGCCGTTCCTGGACGAGGTGCCGCTGGAGTTCGGCATCCCCGATGCCGGCCAGCATTACCATGTGCCGCTGCTGGCGAGTCCCTGGGCGTACTCGACCTACCGGGGCAGCTGA
- a CDS encoding urate hydroxylase PuuD: MDAYLLDWANLLLRWAHVITAIAWVGSSFYFVFLDNSLTPPTDPDLRAKGVDGELWAVHGGGFYHPQKYLVAPKQLPEKLHWFYWESYSTWLTGFALFTVLYLFNAGTFLVDKTVHDWSPGMAVAGALAFLVVFWLVYDAVCRLFGQRRHGDLIVGVLVFAVVVLASWLACQLFAGRAAFLLVGAMMATAMSANVFFWIIPGQRKVIAQMKAGQPVDPIHGQRGKQRSVHNTYFTLPVLVAMISNHYGMLYAHEHNWLVLVLVMLAGALIRHFFVARHQAKVQGVRPPWGAALAGVVLLAGVAAWIAPEPRTEATVSLPPPSYAEVRTVIDQRCVLCHNEQLQNKNVALHTAELLGRHAQSVYQQVAVQRTMPLNNATGMTDEERALVARWFQAGAPTE, encoded by the coding sequence ATGGACGCCTATCTGCTTGACTGGGCCAACCTGCTGCTGCGCTGGGCCCACGTGATCACCGCGATCGCGTGGGTCGGGTCTTCCTTCTACTTCGTCTTCCTGGACAACAGCCTCACCCCGCCGACCGACCCGGACCTCAGGGCCAAGGGCGTCGACGGCGAGCTGTGGGCGGTGCACGGCGGCGGCTTCTACCACCCGCAGAAGTACCTGGTCGCGCCGAAGCAGCTGCCCGAGAAGCTGCACTGGTTCTACTGGGAGAGCTATTCCACCTGGCTGACCGGCTTCGCGCTGTTCACGGTGCTGTACCTCTTCAACGCCGGCACCTTCCTGGTCGACAAGACCGTGCACGACTGGTCGCCGGGCATGGCGGTGGCCGGCGCCCTGGCCTTCCTGGTGGTGTTCTGGCTGGTCTACGACGCGGTGTGCCGCCTGTTCGGCCAGCGCCGCCACGGCGACCTGATCGTCGGCGTGCTGGTGTTCGCGGTCGTGGTGCTGGCGTCGTGGCTGGCCTGCCAGCTGTTCGCGGGCCGTGCGGCCTTCCTGCTGGTCGGCGCGATGATGGCCACGGCGATGAGCGCCAACGTGTTCTTCTGGATCATTCCCGGCCAGCGCAAGGTGATCGCGCAGATGAAGGCCGGCCAGCCGGTCGACCCGATCCACGGCCAGCGCGGCAAGCAGCGCAGCGTGCACAACACCTACTTCACGCTGCCGGTGCTGGTGGCGATGATCAGCAACCACTACGGCATGCTCTACGCGCACGAGCACAACTGGCTGGTGCTGGTGCTGGTGATGCTGGCCGGCGCGCTGATCCGCCACTTCTTCGTCGCACGCCACCAGGCCAAGGTGCAGGGCGTGCGCCCGCCCTGGGGCGCGGCGCTGGCCGGCGTGGTGCTGCTGGCGGGCGTGGCGGCGTGGATCGCGCCCGAGCCCCGCACCGAAGCCACGGTCTCGCTGCCGCCGCCGTCGTACGCCGAGGTGCGCACGGTGATCGACCAGCGCTGCGTGCTGTGCCACAACGAGCAGCTGCAGAACAAGAACGTCGCGCTGCACACGGCCGAGCTGCTCGGGCGCCATGCGCAGTCGGTGTACCAGCAGGTGGCGGTGCAGCGCACCATGCCGCTGAACAACGCCACCGGCATGACCGACGAGGAGCGCGCGCTCGTCGCGCGCTGGTTCCAGGCCGGCGCGCCGACCGAGTGA
- the ruvC gene encoding crossover junction endodeoxyribonuclease RuvC: MRVLGIDPGLQTTGFGVVDVEGPHLHYVASGTIKTRDAAQGDLPARLKIIFEGVREVVNRYQPNVASVEIVFVNVNPQSTLLLGQARGAALAGLVSCDLPVNEYTALQMKKAITGHGLARKEQIQEMVARLLKLPGLPSKDAADALGLAICHAHAGASFAALTRAGGQLNRRTHGHYKGGRTY, from the coding sequence CTGCGCGTGCTCGGCATCGACCCCGGCCTGCAGACCACCGGCTTCGGCGTGGTGGACGTCGAGGGCCCGCACCTGCACTACGTGGCCAGCGGCACGATCAAGACGCGCGACGCCGCGCAGGGCGACCTGCCGGCTCGGCTGAAGATCATCTTCGAGGGCGTGCGCGAGGTGGTGAACCGCTACCAGCCCAACGTAGCCTCGGTCGAGATCGTGTTCGTCAACGTCAACCCGCAGTCGACGCTGCTGCTCGGCCAGGCGCGCGGTGCCGCGCTGGCCGGCCTGGTGAGCTGCGACCTGCCGGTCAACGAATACACCGCGCTGCAGATGAAGAAGGCCATCACCGGCCACGGGCTGGCGCGCAAGGAGCAGATCCAGGAGATGGTCGCGCGGCTGCTCAAGCTGCCCGGCCTGCCCAGCAAGGACGCGGCCGACGCACTGGGGCTGGCGATCTGCCACGCCCACGCGGGTGCCTCGTTCGCAGCCCTCACCCGTGCCGGCGGCCAGCTCAACCGCCGCACGCACGGGCACTACAAGGGCGGGCGCACCTACTGA
- a CDS encoding phosphatidate cytidylyltransferase — protein MNLFRQMRAWSASEQIALLFVIVFGLLLLATVAGMVMSLRAADATALARVDRFKKQLRTSWVMVTVFWIAWVSGSVGSVILFGLVSFLALREFITLAHTRRGDHRGLILAFFIVLPLQYYLVAARYFNLFSVFIPVYVFFVIPVISALANDPERFLERNAKIQWGIMVCVYGLSHAPALLLLDFPKYEERGAFLLFFLVMVVQSCMLLMSYVARHYRLAPVAPRISASFSWRAALNGVLGGSVIGAFLYWITPFKAGQAFAMALIACTAGTLGHFVMKALKKDAGVHSFGGEGRLVTGGIGLLDRVAPICFAAPVFFHSVRWYFKL, from the coding sequence ATGAACCTGTTCCGGCAGATGCGGGCCTGGTCGGCCAGCGAGCAGATCGCCCTGCTGTTCGTGATCGTGTTCGGGCTGCTGCTGCTCGCCACCGTGGCGGGCATGGTGATGAGCCTGCGCGCCGCCGACGCCACCGCGCTGGCGCGCGTGGACCGCTTCAAGAAGCAGCTGCGCACCTCCTGGGTGATGGTCACGGTGTTCTGGATCGCCTGGGTGTCCGGCAGCGTCGGCTCGGTGATCCTGTTCGGGCTGGTGTCGTTCCTCGCGCTGCGCGAGTTCATCACGCTGGCGCACACGCGGCGCGGCGACCACCGGGGGCTGATCCTGGCCTTCTTCATCGTGCTGCCGCTGCAGTACTACCTGGTGGCGGCGCGCTACTTCAACCTGTTCTCGGTGTTCATCCCGGTCTACGTGTTCTTCGTGATCCCGGTGATCAGCGCGCTGGCCAACGACCCCGAGCGTTTCCTCGAACGCAACGCCAAGATCCAGTGGGGCATCATGGTGTGCGTGTATGGTCTCAGCCACGCCCCCGCCCTGCTGCTGCTCGACTTCCCCAAGTACGAGGAACGCGGCGCCTTCCTGCTGTTCTTCCTGGTGATGGTGGTGCAATCCTGCATGCTGCTGATGAGCTACGTGGCGCGACACTACCGGCTGGCGCCGGTGGCGCCGCGCATCAGCGCCTCGTTCTCGTGGCGCGCCGCGCTCAACGGCGTGCTCGGCGGCAGCGTGATCGGCGCGTTCCTCTACTGGATCACCCCGTTCAAGGCCGGGCAGGCCTTCGCGATGGCGCTGATCGCCTGCACCGCCGGCACCCTGGGGCATTTCGTGATGAAGGCACTGAAGAAGGACGCGGGCGTGCATTCCTTCGGCGGCGAGGGCCGGCTGGTCACCGGCGGCATCGGGCTGCTGGACCGGGTCGCGCCGATCTGCTTCGCTGCCCCGGTGTTCTTCCATTCCGTACGCTGGTACTTCAAGCTGTGA
- a CDS encoding lysophospholipid acyltransferase family protein, producing MTLPEAVGLLLSFLVRLITGAQGHWHGSVPTAEQRIYFANHQSHLDWVLIWCALPAELRARTRPIAAKDYWTSNRLRHWITREVFNAVYVDRHRTEDQDPLEPLVAALRNGDSLVIFPEGTRGHLDEPQPFKSGLYHLAQQFPEVQLIPAWIDNVQRVMPKGEVVPVPILCSVTFGAPMQLLPGEDKRAFLERAREAVIALRRIERAA from the coding sequence ATGACGCTGCCCGAAGCCGTCGGCCTGCTGCTGTCCTTTCTCGTGCGCCTGATCACCGGTGCCCAGGGACACTGGCACGGCTCGGTCCCCACCGCCGAACAGCGCATCTACTTCGCCAACCACCAGAGCCACCTGGACTGGGTGCTGATCTGGTGCGCGCTGCCGGCCGAGCTGCGCGCGCGCACGCGCCCGATCGCCGCGAAGGACTACTGGACCTCGAACCGCCTGCGCCACTGGATCACGCGCGAGGTGTTCAACGCGGTCTACGTGGACCGCCACCGCACCGAGGACCAGGACCCGCTCGAGCCGCTGGTCGCCGCACTGAGGAACGGCGACTCGCTGGTGATCTTTCCCGAGGGCACGCGCGGCCACCTCGACGAGCCGCAGCCGTTCAAGTCCGGGCTGTACCACCTGGCGCAGCAGTTCCCCGAGGTGCAGCTGATCCCGGCCTGGATCGACAACGTGCAGCGCGTGATGCCCAAGGGCGAGGTGGTGCCGGTGCCGATCCTGTGCTCGGTGACCTTCGGCGCGCCGATGCAGCTGCTGCCCGGCGAGGACAAGCGCGCCTTCCTGGAGCGGGCCCGCGAGGCCGTGATCGCCCTGCGGCGCATCGAGAGGGCGGCGTGA